The Gossypium hirsutum isolate 1008001.06 chromosome D02, Gossypium_hirsutum_v2.1, whole genome shotgun sequence region GAATCAGatcaatgattaaatcaattaaacTACTAAACACAAACACCAATCAATCGATTTTACACCAATTcatctcaattttttaaatactaaattgatGATTCTTAATTTAATCGATCGGTCCGGTCCGACACATGTGCAAGCTGGGATGGGCTAACTTTGATTGGATGTTTGATGGTTACTACAGCAGTCAAGTTACCTTACCTAATTTTGCAACTGGAATGTCAGCCCAATTTAGTGCTCACTTAATTCTCCCTTgtgctctgtttttttttttcttcagtaATAACATGTTCTTCAAGCTTGACTTTTCTTAGTTATGGTCTCCTTTTTTTCTTATCTATCTATCTGCCCCCTGCTGTATTAAACACCCTCTCGAGGATCTCGTGaacacaagaaaaagaaaagaaaaaaatgcgtaccctttttttatcatcttcgtttttgttgttttcaatcatttttcatccattttctGTTCACCATGTGGCTAGTGATCATGATCCAGTGATCAGGGGAAACAGGGAAACGTTGGAAATAGCCAACGGCGGCGGTGGGAAAGTTCTTTCCCCTGAAACTTACAATGACAACTGTCCTCCCCCACCTCCTAAACCTGAATGTCCACTTCCACCCCCGCCTCCACCTCCTCCCCCTCCTGTACCAAAATGTACACTTCccccacctccacctccacctccgCCTCCGCCTCCGCCTCCTGTACCAAAATGTACATTTCCCCCACCTCCACCTCCTCCGCCGCCACCACCTCCACCTCCTCCGCCGCCTCCTTGTAAGTTCAAGACAAAAAGCGGCTGCTTCAGAAACCAGCGGCTAGCAAAAACCCACGACGTGATCCAAACATTCAAGAGCAAAATCCTAGTCGACGACAACAGCAAAAAATACACAGAGACATGGCGAGGCACCGAGATTTGCAAATACAAAGGCTTCACGTGCGATATCCGTCCCGACGTGAACGAAACAGCCGTTGCTTCCGTCGATTTCAACGGCGCTAAATTTGCGGGGCCGAACGGTTATCTTCCCCTCGATGGCTTCATCGACAAGTTAGACGACTTAGCTATTTTCCATGCCAATTCAAACAACTTCACCGGCACCATCCCATACGAGGTCTCCAAAATCAAATACTTATACGAGCTCGATTTAAGCAACAATCAGTTGTCCGGTGATTTCCCGATGAACGTCCTTAAAGCCACCAACTTAACCTTTTTGGACTTACGGTTCAACTCCATTAAAGGTCTGGTTCCACAACAAGTTTTCAACTTAGACCTTGATGTTCTCTTCATCAACAACAATAATTTCGAACAAAGACTCCCCGAGAATCTCGGTGACACACCGGTTTTATACCTCACTTTTGCAAACAACAAGTTCACCGGTCCGATTCCGACAAGCATCGGCAAAGCACCCAACTTGCTCGAAGTGCTTTTTCttaacaacaaacttactgggtGTTTACCATATGAGATCGGCAACTTGAGTCAAGCCACCGTGTTCGACGTCGGGTCGAATAAGTTAACTGGTCCCATACCATACTCGTTTGGGTGTTTAAAAAAGATTGAGCTTCTCAACTTGGCCTGCAATGAATTCTACGGCGAAGTACCGGAAATCGTTTGTCAACTCAAAAATctacaaaatttgtcattgtcATACAACTATTTCACTCAGGTTGGCCCAGCTTGTAGAGACTTGATAATGAAGAAGAAACTTGATGTGAAAAACAACTGCATTTTGGACTTGCCGTTTCAAAGATCAGAAGCCGAATGCACTGCATTTTTCTCGAGAAATTTGTATTGCGATAGGAAAGATTCGTTTAAATGGGTTCCTTGCATGAAAGGTGGGTATAATAAATACAAGCATTCAAGCCCAGAATCAACAACGAGTTCTTCTTCACCATCTGTGAGAACTTACAGCACCCTTATCCCGCACCGCTTGTGACTTCCATGCTTTTAGATATTATATACAACATCAAGCAACAACATTGATTTCGGAATGTAATCTATAATCCTATGTTGTATTTCTCTTGCATTATGCATTAATTAAAACTTACGGTGATTAAATTAACATAGTTTTTAGTTTACAGAAATATAAACTAAACTGGGACTTTAATACGTCATTTTCTTATCCATCTTTTCCAacgaaaaataaaggaaaagtgGTTTGAAATCATGACATAAAATTTTTTCTTAGGGTTGAAGTATGTTACAGTGTATGAAATAGTAGactaattaattacaatttcataaaaaatcgtAAAACCGCTTTTCTGATCTTTTATCTAAATTTCCGTTTTACTAGTTCTGAACCCATCGCTAAAAAAActgatttaataattttttttaaaaattaatatactaATTAATTTCTGATTTAACTGATCCGATTCCGGTGACCGGACAGAGAGTAAATAAAGGGACGGACCCATCGCAAATGCCGACAGCAAGCAAGGTCCACCATGGGCACAATTGGTTCCATGCCATTGCCAACTGCCAAGTACTTTGCTTGGTGCATGAGTCCAAGGCGAATCTTCTACTTTGGGCCCTAATTGTTGCATATATTGAGGCCCGACTTACTAGTTTTAAAAGGTTCGGTCCgattcaaataaaatataaaaaatagttatttttgtttatctcagactatattttagtcatttatattatctcgttgtaatattttagtcactgcgTCGTTAATGACATAACTGTGTAAAAATAGGCTGACGTgtcacgttaaatcatcatttcaaacgagaTATTTAAGTTAATTTGTACAATCAatcccatatttttttcgttttgagtaatttaatttttttcttttatgttcttttaactttcatttttttaaatttttcattctcttctgcttcttccTCTATTCTCctccttctccatttcttttaacatatatttttttttatgttttccatttgttaaaactagtccctgtacttttatttttttaaacaatttattttttttcaaatgatgtgaacttgtggactagttttaacaattGGGAAACATataaaaactacgttaaaagaaatgaagaagagaggaaaacagagggagaagcagaaaagaatgaaaaataaagagaaaaaaaagttaaaagaatataaaaggaaaaaaattaaattgcccaaaatgaaaaaaaaaatatagggaccaattgtagaatttaacctaaaattttcatttgaaatgatgatttaacgtgccacgttagCTTACCATTAAACCGtggctaaaatgttacaacacgaaaACGTGACTAAAACGTTATAACACGAAAACATGACTAAAACGTAAGATTtctaacataagtgactaaaatgtaacttgaggcaagcaaaaataattattttgataatttacccataattaaaatatgttacaaaataaaaaagaacatcAAGATGTTGTAAGTATAATAATATCGTAACATCTATATATGCATTGCTCtcgtatcaaaatttatataaatttataaacaagttaaataataattttataatttataatatttgaagGGATCAAATGATATATTTACCATTTATGAAGAGACCAAAGTTGTTGCATGCCACTATTACTACTCATGCATGGCATAAACTAGTTGAATGTCAGTTTTGTGGAACTAAGTCAAGATCATATATTCTATTTATTGATTAACAAAATTAAATCGATTAAATCGAAGATCAATCATGGAATCAATCAACTTGTTGCAACATTAATCAGTTCTCAAGGCAAATACAGTGGAGCATGTTGCAGCCTTTGGGAAGAACCTTAAATGGTTCATGGCAGGAGGTGAATATTGGGCAATCAATAGCTCTCAAGGAAAGGCACTATCTTCGGCATAATTTGTGTAATTTTGCTATCATACAAAATATTGTGCTaaaagttagattatattttgctttatttactaaaaaaatgagtaaattaatctcTGTGTATTAGATTAAACAGACgtaactaacaaaataactagAAAATTACGCGTGGCGTATTAAGTGTACATTTTTCATTAAGTTTCCAATTTTTAGCCCATAACCTACATCTCCCTCTCCGCCCACTTATTCAACCTCATAATTTTATAACCGAATAAAACTTAAATGAGTTTAGCtcgaatttgaaatttttttaaaattaaatctatgTTCGACCTGACCCAACTAGAGGAGCTCATGGGTTAGGTTGAGTCGAGTTCGGGTCGGGCCtaaacataatattaatatactttatgtTTGTCTAAATTTGACCTGACCTGAAATCTAGGTTTAAAATTTTGCCAAAACCCACCTATATTTACAAAAGATTAACACAAGCTCATTTTTGGCTCgctcatatttttttaattttttttaaaaaatatttatattatttcattttaatatttaataattttatacttttttatttattgaaacttttatatgatcatcttaacattattttaatatttacattagagtagcactatatatttagtataactttattttttaatgtgttctaaattatataatatataaaaataacataatataaaatattataaacttaaagcAGATTGGGTCAAGCCAAGGGTCGGGTCTTGAATGTTCAAGCCAGAgcccgacccatattttaaactgGCCTAATTTTGTTGCCTAAGCCTATTTTTCGAACCTAATATTTTTACCAGACCTTCGAGTCTGAACGAATAACTTGAcctataaacatatataaatctGAGACTTTCAAAGACAAATGAGAGGTAACTATTTAAAAGTGAGCACAACATTTATGTAGTTGAATGCTTAGAAACATATTTGGTTGTGGCATGTGAACCTAATAAATTTGTCGGATttgaaaatcaaaacaaaaagatgagtttcggttattagtgtaacacccctaacccatatccatcgtcagaatagggttatagagtattaccggagtttacaaataaatttacagacatttcatttcatcaaacattcatatttataaccaatcaaaatcaaaacattaatgagctaacgttggccaatttaacttattcatgctattataaccaaaatcaaatcatccaaaatcacGGAtaaaaccaatggatagtgtgatatatctccgacaaACTTCCAATccaatcgagcttccaataatcatttcaatgcatctaataattatacatattaccaataataattcaattccaataataaaacacatatttatataatattcatcgCCAAATAACactcactttaattaaaattatacagaatatagttcatacgaacttactaggctaaattacagaaataccaaaatttagggacattttggtaattttttattttcctcgaatttctacCCAattttgatctaaattaatatttcattcaatttattaatttaaataataaaacaattcatttcatgcaatttggtcactttttgatatttttacaaatttacccttaaaattttacttttattcaatttagtccctgaacctaaaacatgaaaattagccatttttaatgaaaactcatgctagttgaataattatatcttttcctcctcctcctctccattccacatccttaatgtatataacatgcttatatataacattatctataatttcactatttatttatatgttcattcaaagctgtccacttgtcactaaattatttacatcttgagatacagaactccgaattaagatccgctaaatttatatgaaactagactcacatatcttcttaccataaaagtttcagaatttatggtttagccaataactgcagtttattatttaaagtcatccctattctgttgtttgacagtttcgacccttcttcactaaaaattaattatctcctagcacgggattcggatgatgttaccatttgtttctattgaaaatagactcattaaggatttaaaaatataaatttaagcatctaattatttttctcaaatttttgatgattttccaaaatcagaataggggaacccgaattcattctgaaattgtctcacaaaatttattatatctcatgatttacaattccattacttacaccgtttcttatataagaaactatactcaataagatttaatttcatatatttttcatcctctaattctatctccataatttatggtgatttttcaaagttaacctactgttgctgtccaaaactgttttagtgcaagatgttgattactaagtttataactcccttattccctttctctataatatttctcatcactttcacttatttcccttcactaatacaTTAAGAatataagaaaactctaatataacatcatttctacgctttttcaataatatcaaacttaaaaatatattgaaatcttgatgttcttaacATTTCtatgattttctctctcctccagcttctcttttttcaatctaacttgatattctagctccccatagtctccttgttatctttctctcttgatggatatggaaattcttttgatttctaagtgaaaatggtgaatttttggtggaatgaccaaattgtaaagaaagcaaaactctctttctttctctcttcttctcacgttggtgcatGGGAAAAAATGGTAGAATGGTGATATTtatcttccttttcttatatatatactaaataaaataataataaaataatatttaaaatcaaattaaaatattaataaactaatatttatttatttaatctaaaatatctccaacatcatcattaccttctagatttctttctcttctaattgatcattttgccctttataatctttaaaaatttcatccttgagtcatcacttaatttggtaaaattgtgatttagtccctcaattctttaccttttcaatttagtcctaattcatccattttccttagtttctagattattccacccttaaaatatttgcaccattggtcattcaacttttcatatttacactttaccccctccaattttgaatatttactcttaatcaacaaaacttttctcacttttacgatttaattctttcttgaattaatatatcataatatactccccaatgttgccataactcaaaatttccctttttttcactttatttccttattttactatatcagtgatacctactttcttactgtagtaattttcggggtattacaatagtaatttttgggatattacaatTAGGGTTTCTAGCCATtggcatattttatttattatatattaatatctaCTAGGTCAAGTGATAATAATTTCgttattttttaagtaatattttggATTTAATTCTCGCAAATGGAGAAAATAATATAAGGATAACTTatatactaattaaaaatttgacTTGTTTCGACCTCGAATTTAATCGATGCCCATTATAACTTTCGAATATCAAGAGTCTCGTAccaaaaaaagaataataaaaaaagacgCTAATTAcataaatcaaaataaactttaagtaATCATGTATTTAAGACCATATTTTTAGCTTCATCTTGGGATAATAAATCAAGTTTGTTGACATATCAACCCAAGAAATCATTGAGGGATATGCAAGGGTGAAGCCAGAAGGCTAGCAGGGGCCTCAGCCTCTCTCTTTCAAATGGAAATTTatacttttagtttttttataatttataaaattttaaattagtatatgataaaattacactttggcccccccaaaaattgataaaaatatgatatgctcctttaaaaaatataaaggtgtaagctattaa contains the following coding sequences:
- the LOC107907721 gene encoding uncharacterized protein At4g06744 translates to MRTLFLSSSFLLFSIIFHPFSVHHVASDHDPVIRGNRETLEIANGGGGKVLSPETYNDNCPPPPPKPECPLPPPPPPPPPPVPKCTLPPPPPPPPPPPPPPVPKCTFPPPPPPPPPPPPPPPPPPCKFKTKSGCFRNQRLAKTHDVIQTFKSKILVDDNSKKYTETWRGTEICKYKGFTCDIRPDVNETAVASVDFNGAKFAGPNGYLPLDGFIDKLDDLAIFHANSNNFTGTIPYEVSKIKYLYELDLSNNQLSGDFPMNVLKATNLTFLDLRFNSIKGLVPQQVFNLDLDVLFINNNNFEQRLPENLGDTPVLYLTFANNKFTGPIPTSIGKAPNLLEVLFLNNKLTGCLPYEIGNLSQATVFDVGSNKLTGPIPYSFGCLKKIELLNLACNEFYGEVPEIVCQLKNLQNLSLSYNYFTQVGPACRDLIMKKKLDVKNNCILDLPFQRSEAECTAFFSRNLYCDRKDSFKWVPCMKGGYNKYKHSSPESTTSSSSPSVRTYSTLIPHRL